The Mauremys reevesii isolate NIE-2019 linkage group 1, ASM1616193v1, whole genome shotgun sequence genome has a segment encoding these proteins:
- the LOC120404308 gene encoding putative olfactory receptor 52P1: MAAFNLTTSDPSTLILLGIPGLEAAHIWISIPFSMFYIIGLFGNFMLLFVVGKEETLHKPMYLLICMLALTDIGTSTSVVPKALFIFWFNFKGITVAGCLTQMFFLHGVSIMQSAVLVTMAFDRYVAICNPLRYATILTNARIAKLGLVGLIRAVFFILPLPLLLSRLPFCANHIIPHTYCEHIAVAKMSCGDTTVNRTYSLVMAFLVIGSDLTLVALSYGLIIRAVLKISSKKAYLKALNTCTAHICVMMTSFTLFFFSTLTHRYGQRITPHVHIILANLFFLIPPMLNPIIYGVKTKELHDKVIKYICRR; the protein is encoded by the coding sequence ATGGCAGCTTTCAACCTCACCACATCTGACCCTTCAACACTTATCCTATTGGGCATCCCTGGCCTAGAAGCTGcccacatctggatttccatccctttctctatgTTCTACATTATTGGCCTGTTTGGAAATTTCATGCTTTTGTTTGTTGTAGGCAAAGAGGagaccctgcacaagccgatgtacctgcTGATCTGCATGCTGGCTCTCACAGACATTGGCACCTCTACCTCCGTTGTGCCGAAGGCACTGTttatattttggttcaattttaAGGGCATTACTGTGgctggctgcctcacccagatgttcttccttcatGGAGTTTCTATTATGCAGTCAGCCGTCCTCGTGACAATGGCCTTCGATCGCTAtgttgccatatgtaaccctctgagatatGCCACCATCCTCACCAATGCACGAATAGCAAAGCTAGGGCTTGTGGGTTTAATAAGAGCTGTTTTCTtcattctgcccctgcccctgcttctgAGCAGGCTGCCATTCTGTGCCAACCACATTATCCCCCACACATACTGTGAGCACATCGCTGTGGCAAAGATGTCATGTGGGGACACCACTGTCAACAGGACATACAGCTTAGTGATGGCATTTCTAGTAATTGGGTCAGATCTGACACTGGTTGCTCTGTCCTATGGTCTGATCATCAGGGCTGTCCTCAAAATCTCCTCCAAAAAAGCCTACCTGAAAGCTCTCAACACTtgcacagcccacatctgtgtgatgATGACATCTTTTACTCTCTTCTTTTTCTCCACTCTGACACACCGGTATGGTCAGCGTATCACTCCCCACGTTCACATTATCTTGGCCAACCTCTTCTTCCTCATCCCCCCTATGCTCAACCCTATCATTTATGGGGTCAAAACCAAAGAGCTTCATGACAAAGTGATCAAATACATCTGCAGAAGGTGA